From a single Pleurodeles waltl isolate 20211129_DDA chromosome 10, aPleWal1.hap1.20221129, whole genome shotgun sequence genomic region:
- the LOC138262112 gene encoding tumor necrosis factor ligand superfamily member 10-like: MAHHQQNGQYYRTDSSDSAACMMPPQAGGKQEEDPEKEGARKGRKKCSPVWPAMAVMAILALQIASVTGLFVYFTMSISKLKAQTQGTSEELKCLQFINSLEEMADSTETDLHELLLNEPCQRMASGIRSYVSMVTENVIQSSIQKDIRRNYVNSSEFQRPSGLSPKPSAHLTLRDHSTPHQGGSTSESHGFGSLPQSCRHPIRQWEDKNIWSHRQNISYHEGRLKITQPGKYYVYSQIYFRYPHRSEHTSHAIGQQLVQCIHKKTSYLHPILLLKGVGTKCWAPNAEYGLHSVHQAGVFQLEVGDELFVSVSSLAMVDPEETASYFGTFKLDA; encoded by the exons ATGGCACACCACCAGCAGAACGGACAGTACTACCGCACTGACAGCAGCGACTCCGCAGCCTGCATGATGCCCCCCCAAGCAGGCGGGAAGCAGGAGGAAGACCCGGAGAAGGAGGGGGCGAGGAAGGGCCGGAAGAAGTGCAGCCCCGTCTGGCCGGCCATGGCTGTGATGGCCATCCTGGCGCTGCAGATCGCCTCCGTCACCGGCCTCTTTGTTTACTTCACCATGTCCATCTCCAAG CTGAAGGCTCAGACCCAGGGGACCTCGGAAGAGCTCAAGTGCTTGCAGTTCATCAACAGCCTGGAAGAAATGGCTGACTCCACAGAGACGGATCTGCACGAGCTGCTCTTGAACGAGCCCTGCCAGAGGATGGCCAGCGGCATCAGGTCCTACGTCAGCATG GTGACTGAAAACGTTATCCAATCCAGCATTCAGAAAG ATATTAGAAGGAACTATGTGAACAGTTCAGAGTTCCAGAGGCCCTCAGGTCTGTCGCCCAAGCCTTCAGCTCACCTCACACTCCGAGATCACAGCACCCCCCATCAGG GAGGTTCTACATCAGAAAGTCATGGTTTTGGAAGCCTTCCACAATCATGTAGGCACCCTATCCGCCAATGGGAAGATAAGAACATCTGGTCACACCGACAGAACATCAGCTACCACGAGGGCAGGCTGAAGATCACACAGCCCGGCAAGTATTATGTGTACTCACAGATTTACTTCCGATACCCTCACCGGAGTGAGCATACCTCCCATGCCATCGGCCAACAGCTTGTACAGTGCATTCACAAGAAGACCTCCTACCTACATCCCATCCTGCTCCTCAAAGGTGTGGGCACCAAGTGCTGGGCACCCAATGCTGAGTACGGCCTACACTCAGTACACCAGGCTGGAGTATTTCAGCTAGAAGTGGGAGATGAGCTCTTTGTATCTGTCTCAAGCCTAGCAATGGTTGACCCGGAGGAGACTGCCAGCTACTTTGGTACTTTCAAACTGGATGCTTAA